Part of the Arthrobacter gengyunqii genome is shown below.
TCCACCAGCGTGCGCTTGCGGGACATGTCGCCCTCGTACATGGCGCCGATCTGCGGGATGGTTACGTGCGACTCATCCACCACCAGCAGGAAGTCATCGGGGAAATAGTCCAGCAGACAGTGCGGGGCCGTGCCGGGACCGCGGCCGTCAATGTGCCGGGAGTAGTTCTCGATGCCGTTGCAGAACCCCATCTGCTGCATCATTTCCAGGTCGTAAGTGGTGCGCATCCGCAGCCGCTGGGCTTCGACCAGTTTGTTCTGCGATTCCAGTTCGGCCAGCCGGGCCTGCAGCTCGTCCTCGATCTGGCGGATGGCGCGGTGCATGCGGTCTTCACCGGCGACATAGTGCGAGGCGGGGAAGACGTACATTTCCGTTTCTTCGCGGATGACATCACCGGTCAGCGGGTGCAGGGTATAGATGTTCTCGATCTCGTCGCCGAAGAACTCGATGCGCAGCGCGTTTTCCTCGTACATCGGAATGATCTCGACGGTGTCACCGCGGACCCGGAAAGTGCCGCGGTGGAAGTCCATGTCATTGCGGGCGTACTGCATGTTCACGAACCGGCGCAGCAGGTCATCGCGGTTCATCTGCTGGCCCTTGCGCAGCGTGACCATGGCCTCTATGTACTCTTCAGGCGTTCCCAGGCCGTAGATGCAGGACACAGTGGCCACCACAATGACGTCGCGCCGGGTCAGCAGCGCGTTGGTGGCGGAGTGGCGCAGCCGTTCCACTTCCTCGTTGATGGAGGAGTCCTTCTCGATGAAGGTATCCGTCTGCGGCACGTACGCTTCGGGCTGATAGTAGTCGTAGTACGAGACGAAGTATTCCACCGCGTTGTTGGGCAGCAGTTCACGGAACTCGTTGGCCAGCTGCGCGGCAAGGGTCTTGTTCTGCACCATCACGAGCGTGGGCCGCTGGACCTGCTCCACCAGCCAGGCCGCCGTCGCACTCTTACCGGTACCGGTGGCACCGAGAAGAACCACGTCCTTTTCTCCGGCCTTAATCCGCTCGGCGAGTTCCTTGATGGCGGTGGGCTGATCGCCCGCGGGCGAGTAATCGCTGATTACTTCAAAGGGGGCGACGACTCTCTTGATGTCCTGCGCAAGACTCATGATTAAAAGCTACTCCGCACTGCGGTCAGGACGCGTCCGCAGGACACCCGGTTAGCTGAGGGCTGAACGCTGTCGGGCAGGCGCGAATGTCCTCAGGGCGCGGCGCGGAGCAGCTCCACGTTCAGCGGCACCAGCCGGGTCTCCCACAGCTGCCTCACCGCTTCAATGAGCTCACCGGCGGTGCCGTCATTGACCAGCACGACGTCGGCTGCCGCGGCGCGTTCTTCGGCTGAGGCCTGAGCCGCAATCCGCGCCCGCGCCGCTTCCTCGCTCATTCCGCGGTCCGCAGCCATCCGGCGAATCCGCTCCTCCTCCGGCGCGTCGACCACGAGCACAAAGTCAAAGTTCCGGTGCTGTCCGGTCTCCACCAGCAGCGGCATGTCGTGGACCACAACGGTTTCCGGTGCAGCTTTCCGCTCAAGTTCCGCCGCCCGTGCGCGCACCCGGGGATGGACAATGCCGTTCAGGGTTTTCCGTTTGGCCTCATCGGAAAAGACCACCGCGGCCAGCGCGGGCCGGTCCAGCCTGCCCTCGGCGTCCAGGATTCCGGACCCAAACGCCTCGACGACGGCGGAGAGCCCCTCGGTGCCGGGCTCCACCACTTCGCGGGCCAGGGCATCGGCGTCGACAACGAGGGCGCCCAGGTCCTGCAGCGTCCGGGCGGCCAATGATTTTCCAGCGGCGATCCCGCCGGTCAGTCCTACTCTCAGCATGCGCCCAAGGCTACCGTGGAACGGCGCCGTGTGCAGACGGCGGCTGGCTCCGCTGCGCAGCGTCCTGCCTGTTCAGCGCCTAAACTGTTGGGGTGAGTGACATCGACGCGGCGGCGGGGCGCTACACCACCATCGCCGGGGAGCACCGCTCCGAACTCGAGATCCGGCGCTCACGGTTCATCACGGTGCTGCGCCGCACCGAAACCGAAGAGCAGGCCCGCGCGCTGGTCGCCGAGCTGCGCCGCGAGTTTCACGATGCCCGCCACCACTGCAGTGCCTTTGTGCTCGGGCCGGGACGCGAAGTGCAGCGCTCCAACGACGACGGCGAACCCTCCGGCACCGCCGGCCTTCCCATGCTGGAAGCCCTGACCAAGCGGGAAACGCATAACGGTGCCACAGACCTCAGTGACATCACGGCGGTGACCGTCCGCTACTTCGGCGGAATCCTGCTCGGCGCCGGCGGCCTGATACGCGCCTATTCCGAGTCCGTTTCCTCCGCCCTGGACACCGCTCCCCTCCTCCGCCGCCGCCGGATGCAGCTCTACGCGGTGCCGGCCGGACATGCTGAGGCCGGGCGGCTGGAGAATGACCTGCGCAACGCCGGGATCAGCGTCACCGGCACGGAGTACGGCGCGTCGGGGGCCACCATCACCGTAGCGCTGCCGGATACCCCGGGCAGCATCGATCTCTTTTCCGAACGCTTGGCCACCTTCACCGCCGGCGGCAGCACCCCCGAACACCTGAGAACAGAATGGATCGACCTGTGACGCACGACCCCGCCCGGCAGTCCCCCGAGGGACCGGGCTTTGCCTTCGAGTCGCTGAGCCGCCGGCCCGACGTCGAGGCGGAGAATCTGCAGGCCCACGACACCGCCGACCGCCTGCTCCTGGACACCGCGGCGGAGCGCCTGCGCGGAAACGGAACCGGCGTCGTCGTCATTGGGGATGCGTACGGCGCGCTGACCCTCGGGGCAGCTGCCCTGCACGGCGTACGCGGTATCCGCGTCCACCAGGATCCGTACTCCGGCGAACTGGCGCTGCGGCGCAACGCCGACGCCGCCGGGCTGGCCGGGACCTACCGGTCCCTGCCGCTGGACGCCGAGCTGCTGTCAGGGGCGCGGACGGTGCTGCTGCGCCTGCCGCGTTCGCTGGACGCCCTGGAAGAGATTGCCGCGTTGATTGCCGCCTCAGCGGATCCGGCGGTGACGGTGTTCGCCGGCGGCCGGCTCAAGCACATGACCACCGCCATGAACGCCGTATTGGCGCGCTGGTTCGGCTCGGTCAATGCCGGCCTGGCGCGGCAGAAGTCCCGGGTGCTGACCGTCTCGGCCCCGCTGCCGGCGGACCGGCGGCCGGCCAACCGCTTTCCGCTGGCGCAGCAGCACGACGTCGGATTGCAGGCGCCGCTGGAACTGCGCGCCCACGGTGCCGCCTTCGCCGGTGCATCGCTGGACATCGGCACCCGGTTCCTCCTGCCGCATCTTGCCGGTGCGCGGCAGGCGCAGACCGCCGTGGACCTGGGCTGCGGCACCGGTGCCATCGCCGCCTATCTGGCACTGACCCGTCCGGCACTTCGGGTGATCGCGACAGATCAGTCGGCGGCCGCCGTCGCCTCCGCAACAGCAACCATGGCCGCCAACCGCGTTGCGGACCGGGTGGAGGTCCGCCGGGACGATGCTTTGTCCGGGATGCCGGACCGCTCAGCGGAGCTGATCGTGCTGAACCCGCCGTTCCACATCGGCGCCAGTGTGCATGCCGGAATCGCCCTGAAACTCTTTGCCGACGCCGGGCGGGTGCTGGCTCCGGGCGGGGAGCTGTGGACCGTGTGGAACAGCCATCTCACCTACAAGTCAGCGCTCAACCGTCTGGTGGGGCCAACCAGGGAAGTTGCCCGCAACCCGAAGTTCACTGTCACCGTCAGTACCTCCCGGTGAGGCCGGAGTAGTCTTCGTCGAACATTTTTCGGCATAGTTTCTTGCTTCCCAGGATGCTTCGACGGCGCGGAGTCCCGCTTCAATTTCGGGGACGCGGCGCTCGCGGCGGCGGATGAGTTGTGCTGCCGCCGCTTCGGCCGCGCTGTGCCAAACCACTCTCGCGGCCATCCCGGTGTCGGCAAAAACTCCGTTCCAGAGTCGGCTGGTGCGCTTCTTGGACAGAGTTTTTCCGGCCCAGTAGAGTCCCACGCTCAGCGCCAGCCATCCCAGTACCTCGGGTTCGCTGAGGAAGTCGAGTGCGCTGGCCGCCAATGCAGCGGCCGCCATCACCGCCGCCGTTGCCACACATTTCCGATCTCCCCCAGCCTAGCCAAACGCAGTCGGCTTCTTCTGAAAGATCCGTCAGAGAGCGCTCTCTTGACAGTGATCCATATCACTCCTAGAGTAAAGCGAACGTCAAGAGAGCGCTCTCTCAGCCCGGACGCCCGTCCGGACGGAGCGCAGAACTCTGTTCCAGCTTTTAAGTCTTGCCCATCCCGTCTCCGTCGATCATGCCTGCCCAGAAAAAGGCACGGTCAGCTGCTCCGGGATTCCAGTGCTCTACCACACACAAAGGAGTGACCGTGAAGAATTTCCGATTTCCGGCAGCGGCAATTGCAGGTGCCGCCGCTGTGGCGTTGCTGGCCTCAGGCTGCGGCGGCGGCGACGACGGCAACGGCGAAGCGGCAAGCGCCGACAACCCCATCGAGCTGAGCGTGACCACATTCGGCACCTTCGGTTACGACGATCTCTACTCCGAATACGAAGATGCCAACCCCGGCATCACGATCAAACCCAACAACATCGACACCGGCGGCAACGCACGGACCGATCTGTTTACGAAGCTCGCCGCCGGTTCAGGCGTCAGCGACGTGGTGGCCGTCGAAGAAGGCTGGCTGGGTGCCATCATGCAGGTCTCGGACAAATTCGTGGACCTCAAGGAGTACGGGGCGGAGGACAATAAGGACAACTGGGTCGACTGGAAGTACAAGCAGGGCACTGATCCCGACGGCCGGGTTATCGGCTACGGCACGGACATTGGGCCGCAGGGCATCTGCTACAACGGGAAACTCCTGGAAGCCGCCGGACTGCCCAGCGACCGGGAGGCTGTCGCCGAACTCCTGGGAGGCCCGGACGCAACCTGGGAGAAGTACTTCGAAGTCGGCAACCAGTACAAAGACGCAAGCGGCAAGGCCTGGTTCGACCAGGCAGGCTTCGTATGGAACTCCATGGTCAACCAGATGGACGAGGGGTACTACACAAGAGACGGCGAGCTGAACATCGAGGATAACGATGCGATGATCGCAAACTTCGATCTGCTCTCCGGTGCAATTGACGACGGCCTGTCCGCAAACCAGGAAGAGTGGAAGTGGAACTCCGGCCAGTCCTTCCTGGACGGCACCTTCGCCACCATGGTCTGCCCGGGCTGGATGCTCGGCAACATCCAGGGCGGCATTGAAACCGCCGGCGGCTCCACCGACAGCGGCTGGGACTTCGCAGACGTATTCCCGGGTGGCGCCTCCAACTGGGGCGGCGCATTCCTCTCGGTTCCGGAAACCTCGGAACACAAGGAGGAAGCGGCAAAGCTGGCTGCGTGGCTGACCGAGCCCGAGCAGCAGATCAAGCAGTCCGAAGCGGCAGGCAATTTCCCCAGCACGCTTCAGGCACAGGAACAGCTTGCAGCCGATGCAACACCGAACGAGTGGTTCAACGACGCTCCCACCGGAGCCATCCTGGCGTCCCGCGCCAAGGACGTAGTGGCACAGTTCAAGGGACCGGATGATTCCGTAATCCAGGAGAAGGTCTTTGGACCGGCCATCGATGACATGGAGACCGGTACCGCCAACGCGGACCAGGCCTGGGAAAAAGCCCTCAAGCTCCTCAACGACCTGGTCATCAACAACTAGCCGCACCGGGTGCGGGGCCTCCACCCGGAGGTCCCGCACGGAGCACTGGAGTCAGCCATGACCGCCACATTGAACCGACCTGTCCGGAAGCAACCGGTCAAACCGCGGACAACGTTCCGCCGACGCCTCTCCAAGTGGGACATGAAGGCGTCCCCCTACCTCTACATCTCACCGTTCTTCATTCTCTTCGGCATTACCGGACTGTTCCCTCTGGTGTACACCTTCTGGGTTTCACTGCACGAATGGCACCTGATCATGGGCAAGGGAGATTTTGTCGGCCTGCAGAATTTCGCCAATGTGCTGGGCGACGACCGGTTCTGGGGTTCCCTCTTCAACACCTTTTCGATCTTCCTGCTTTCCGCGATTCCCCAGCTGATAGTCGCCGTGTTCCTGGCGGCAGTCCTGGACCAGCATCTGCGGGCCAAGACCTTCTGGCGCATGTCGGTGCTGCTGCCCTACGTTGTAACACCCGTGGCCGTGGCACTGATCTTCAGCAAGATGTTCGCGGAGAACAACGGACTGCTGAACAACCTGCTGGGCAACTTCGGCATTGATCCGATCATGTGGCAGACGGGCACCCTGCCCAGCCACATCGCGATCGCCACGATGGTCAACTGGCGGTGGACCGGCTACAACGCCCTGATCCTTTTGGCCGCCATGCAGTCCGTCCCCCGTGATCTGTACGAGTCCGCTGCGATCGACGGCGCCGGGGCCTTCCGGCGGTTCTTCAGCATCACGCTGCCGAGCATCCGCCCCACCATGATCTTCGTGATCATCACGGCAACCATCGGCGGTCTGCAGATCTTTGCGGAGCCCAAGCTTTTCGACCCGGTCAATGCCGGAGGAATCCAGGGGCAGTTCCAGACAACGGTGCTGTTCCTCTGGGACATGGGTTTCCAGCGTCAGAACTTCGGCAAGGCCTCGGCCGTGGCCTGGCTGCTGTTCCTGATCATTGTGCTGGTGGGCCTGGTCAACTTCCTCATCTCCAAGCGAATCGCCACCGGAGATTCGCACCGGACCCGTGGATCAAGGAGAAAGTCATGAGCGTCCTTCAACGAGCCGGGGCCGTTCCGGGAACCGGGACCGTATCCGGATCCGGGAAACCCGTCCCTAAACGGCGCGGAGTTCGATCCTTCGGCAGCGACCGGCGTCCGGGGTTCCTCACCTACGGGATTCTCCTGGTTTTCCTGTTCTGCTCCGCCTATCCCCTCTGGTGGTCCATCCTCATCGGCAGCAACGGAAACCCCGCACTGGGCATGGAATGGCCTCCCCTCCTGCCCGGCGGCCGCTTCTGGACCAACGTCGCAGAGGTCATGAACACGGTGCCGTTCTGGAAGGCCCTTGGCAACAGCGTGATCATCTCCGGCACCATCACCATTTCCGTGGTCATCTTCTCCACCCTGGCCGGCTACGCGTTTGCGAAGCTCAGGTTCAAGGGGCGGGGTGTCCTGATGGTGGCGGTCATTGCAACCATGGCGATCCCCACACAGCTGGGCATCATTCCCCTGTTTATGGTCATGCAGAAACTTGGCTGGACCGGCGAGCTGGGAGCTGTGATCGTGCCTGGCCTGGTAACAGCCTTTGGTGTGTTCTTCATGCGCCAGTACCTGGTGGACGTCATCCCCGATGAACTCATCGAATCCGCACGAATGGACGGTGCCAGCATGCTGGGAACCTTCCGGCATGTGGCTTTGCCGGCGGCACGGCCTGCAATGGCCATCCTGGGCCTGTTCACATTCATGACCGCCTGGACTGACTTCATGTGGCCGATGCTGGTGCTGGCGGGCAACCCCACCATTCAGGTGGCGCTCAGCCAGCTGCAGTCGGCCCGCTACGTCGACTATTCAATCGTGCTGACAGGTGCCATCCTGGCCACCATCCCCCTGCTGATCCTCTTTATCGCGGCGGGCAAACAACTCATTTCCGGAATTATGCAGGGAGCAGTGAAGGGCTAATGACGAACAACACCCCCCAGTGGAACAACTGGCCGGCCGGCTTCATCTGGGGATCGGCCACTGCCGCCGCCCAGGTGGAAGGCGCAGCCCGGGAGGACGGCAAACAGGACTCGGTCTGGGATGCCTTCGCCGCCGTTCCCGGGAATGTCCTCAACGGAGACACCCCCGCAACGGCGGTGGACCACTACCACCGGATGCCGCAGGACGTTGCCCTGATGAAGGAACTGGGACTGGACTCGTACCGCTTCTCCACCAGTTGGGCGCGGGTTCGGCCCGGCGGCGGTGCGCTCAACCCGAAGGGCCTGGACTTCTACTCCCGCCTCGTGGACGAGCTGCTTGAAGCGGGAATCCTGCCCTGGCTGACGCTCTACCACTGGGACCTCCCCCAGGGCCTGGAGGAAAAGGGCGGCTGGACCAACCGGGACACCGCCTGCAGGTTCGTGGAATATGCGCAGGACGTCTACTCAGTCCTGGGCGACCGGGTGAAGAACTGGACCACGTTCAACGAACCGTTCTGCTCCTCGCTGCTCGGTTACGGGTCCGGGGTCCACGCCCCGGGACGGCAGGAACCCCGCTCCGCAATTGCCGCAGTGCACCACCAGCATTTGGCGCACGGAATGGCGGTGACCGAGCTGCGGTCCCTCGGCGCCGAACAGCTCGGCATTACCCTCAATCTCAGTAACTCAATTCCCAAGGATCCAACCGATCCCGTCGACCAGGAGGCCGCCCGCCTCTTCGATTCGCTGCAGAACCGCATCTTCCTGGATCCGATTCTCCGCGGCGCCTACCCCGAAGACTCCCTGCGGGACCTGGAGCCGTTCGGGCTGCATGACGTGATCCTGCCCGGCGACATGGAGCTCATTGCTGCGCCCATCGATTTTCTGGGCGTGAACCACTACCACGACGACATGATCAGCGGCCACCCGAACAGCACCGGCGCCGACGGCCACGGCGGCGGCTCCGGTAAGGCAACCGCATCATGCTGGATCGGCGCCGAACACATCACCTTTCCCAGCCGGGGCCTCCCCCGCACCGCCATGGACTGGGAGGTCAATCCGGACGGGCTCCGCAGGCTGCTGGTCCGTTTGGGCGAGGAATACCCAACGCTGCCGCCGCTGTACGTCACCGAAAACGGAGCAGCATACGACGACGACGTCAGTGCGGACGGCAGCGTGCCTGATCCCGAACGCACCCGGTACATCCTGGACCACATTGCCGCGGTGGGACGGGCCATTGAATCCGGCGCCGACGTCCGCGGCTACTTCGTCTGGTCCCTTCTGGACAATTTCGAATGGTCCTGGGGCTACAGCAAGCGCTTCGGCATCGTTCGGGTGGACTATGACACCCAGGCCCGCACCATCAAAGACAGCGGCCTGACCTACGGCCGCCTCATTGCGGCCAGCCGTGCGGCCGGCTCCGGGACACACCCTGCCCCGTCCGTGGATGCCGTCGTGTGAGCCCCCCTAAAATGAAGAGACTGCCGCGGACACGCCCTGCAGAGAGGGAATTTACCAGGGAGAAACCTTTGAGTGCTGAATCCGGCCAAGCCACACCCGCCCCCACCCTGGAAATGGTGGCGGCCCTGGCGGGTGTTTCCAGGGCAACGGTGTCGCGCGTGGTCAACGGCGCGACGTCCGTTGACCCGCATCTGGTCAGTTCAGTGGAGAAGGCTGTCCGCACGCTCAACTACGTGCCGAACCGCGCCGCAAGAACCCTGGCCAGCCGACGCACCTACACTGTGACCCTGCTGGTGCCGGAGTCCACTTCCAAGGTTTTCGCCGACCCGTTTTTCGCCACAGTGGTGGAAGGGGTGGCGCGGTATCTGAACAACACCGACTACATGCTGAACATGGTCACCTCCTCGGAAGCCAACCCGGACAAGACACGGCGGTATCTGATGGGCGGGAACGTCGATGGCGTCCTCGTGGTGTCCCACCACACCGGTGACCATTCCTGGGCACACCTGAACGGCTCCCTGCCCCTGGTTTTTGCCGGACGTCCCCTGGTAAACGCCGAAGACAGTTACTTTGTGGAGGTGGACAACGAGGAGGGCGCAACCGCCGCCACTGCACAGCTGGTGGACGGAGGACGGCGCAACATCGCCACCATCGCCGGGCCGCAGGACATGCCTCCCGGAGTGGATCGCCTCGAAGGTTGGCGGGCAACCCTGCTGGCGGCAGGGCTCAATGATGCTCTGGTGGAGACCGGAGACTTCACCGTCACTTCCGGCGCAGCGGCCATGCGCCGCCTGCTGGATCGTGGGAAACCTCTGGACGGGGTCTTTGCGGCCAATGACCAGATGGCGGCCGGAGCGTACTCCGTCATCAAGGAACGCGGCCTTCGCATTCCGGAGGACATCGCCGTCGTCGGGTTCGATGACGACTACTACGCCACGAGCCTCAGCCCCGCCCTGACCACCATCCACCATCCCATCGCCGCGCTGGGCGAGAAGATGGCCGAGCTGCTGATGGAACTGATTGAAGGGCGGCCCACTGAACGCGTTCACCGCCTGCCCACGTCCCTTGTTGTCCGCGATTCCGCCTAGGAGCTCATCCGTTGTCCTTCTTCACCGCTGCATCCCCTGCCACCGCACCACCGGGCGCCGGCCCCCGGCGCATCGTCCGCCCACCCTGTGCCGAGGAGGGAGCTGCTTCTCCCTTGGCCGCCACCGGGCCGCAGCTGAACTGGGCGGTGGTGGCCACCGGCGGCATAGCAGGAACCGTGACCGCGGACCTTTCCCTCCTGGAGGACTCAGCCCTGCACGCCGTGTCCTCGCGCAGCGCCGACAAAGCCGCCGATTTCGCCGAGCGGTTCGGCTTTGCCACTTCCTACTCCGACGCCGACGGCGGTCCCTCCGGCTATGAGCTGATGTTCGCCGACCCGGCAGTGGACGTGGTTTACGTTGCCACGCCGCACGCCCAGCACTACGCGGTTGCCAAAAGCGCCTTGGAACACGGAAAGCATGTGCTGTGCGAAAAGCCGTTCACGGTCAACGCCGCCGAAGCAGCGGAGCTGATTGCTTTGGCCAGGGACCGGAACCTGTTCCTCATGGAAGCCGTCTGGACGCGGTTCCTGCCCAGCGTCAACCGGGCTTGGGACATCCTGGCCTCCGGCGAGCTCGGTGCGCCTTCCTGGCTGCAGGCAGACCTCGGCTTCCCTGCCCCGCTGGATCCGGCGTCCAGGATGTGGGACCCGGCAGCCGGCGGCGGAGCGCTCCTGGATCTGTCAATTTATACCCTCACCTGGGCCCTGGCGGCGCTGGGGTACCCGGACACCATTGATGCCTCAGGCATCCTGAACAAAGACGGCGTGGACATACAAAACGCCCTGACGCTCCGTTACGACGACGGCCGTCAGGCCCAGCTGACGTCCTCTCTCGCTGCCTCCGGCCCGGGCACCGCCACCATCGCCTGCAGCTCAGGTTGGCTTCGCACCGGCGGAGGAAATATTTACAACCCGCGCGAACTGCACGTCAGCGGGCCCGCCGGCGCGCGCGTGGAAACCTTCGAGCCCGAGGGCACCGGTTACACCTACGAGCTGCGCGAAGTGACCCGCTGCATCCAGCAGGGGCTGACGGAAAGCCCCACCATGCCGCTGGAAGACACCCTGCGCACCATGGAACTGCTCGACGGCGTTCGCGCCCAGCTGGGTCTGAGCTACGCCAACGACTCACGGCCGTAG
Proteins encoded:
- the uvrB gene encoding excinuclease ABC subunit UvrB; translated protein: MSLAQDIKRVVAPFEVISDYSPAGDQPTAIKELAERIKAGEKDVVLLGATGTGKSATAAWLVEQVQRPTLVMVQNKTLAAQLANEFRELLPNNAVEYFVSYYDYYQPEAYVPQTDTFIEKDSSINEEVERLRHSATNALLTRRDVIVVATVSCIYGLGTPEEYIEAMVTLRKGQQMNRDDLLRRFVNMQYARNDMDFHRGTFRVRGDTVEIIPMYEENALRIEFFGDEIENIYTLHPLTGDVIREETEMYVFPASHYVAGEDRMHRAIRQIEDELQARLAELESQNKLVEAQRLRMRTTYDLEMMQQMGFCNGIENYSRHIDGRGPGTAPHCLLDYFPDDFLLVVDESHVTIPQIGAMYEGDMSRKRTLVDHGFRLPSAMDNRPLKWDEFLERIGQTVYMSATPGKYELSKSDGFVEQIIRPTGLVDPQIVVKPSKGQIDDLLGEIRTRTEKDERVLVTTLTKRMAEDLTGYLMEHGVKVEYLHSDVDTLRRVELLRELRMGTFDVLVGINLLREGLDLPEVSLVSILDADKEGFLRSSTSLIQTIGRAARNVSGEVHMYADRITDSMARAIDETNRRRAIQVKYNEDHGVDPQPLRKRIADITDSLAREDADTKALLAEAADKKNRKTTGKGKGGIRKDGLAAAPAADLAGLIASMTEQMHAAAAELQFELAARLRDEVGDLKKELRQMQNAGHA
- the coaE gene encoding dephospho-CoA kinase; amino-acid sequence: MLRVGLTGGIAAGKSLAARTLQDLGALVVDADALAREVVEPGTEGLSAVVEAFGSGILDAEGRLDRPALAAVVFSDEAKRKTLNGIVHPRVRARAAELERKAAPETVVVHDMPLLVETGQHRNFDFVLVVDAPEEERIRRMAADRGMSEEAARARIAAQASAEERAAAADVVLVNDGTAGELIEAVRQLWETRLVPLNVELLRAAP
- a CDS encoding IMPACT family protein — protein: MSDIDAAAGRYTTIAGEHRSELEIRRSRFITVLRRTETEEQARALVAELRREFHDARHHCSAFVLGPGREVQRSNDDGEPSGTAGLPMLEALTKRETHNGATDLSDITAVTVRYFGGILLGAGGLIRAYSESVSSALDTAPLLRRRRMQLYAVPAGHAEAGRLENDLRNAGISVTGTEYGASGATITVALPDTPGSIDLFSERLATFTAGGSTPEHLRTEWIDL
- a CDS encoding class I SAM-dependent methyltransferase, yielding MTHDPARQSPEGPGFAFESLSRRPDVEAENLQAHDTADRLLLDTAAERLRGNGTGVVVIGDAYGALTLGAAALHGVRGIRVHQDPYSGELALRRNADAAGLAGTYRSLPLDAELLSGARTVLLRLPRSLDALEEIAALIAASADPAVTVFAGGRLKHMTTAMNAVLARWFGSVNAGLARQKSRVLTVSAPLPADRRPANRFPLAQQHDVGLQAPLELRAHGAAFAGASLDIGTRFLLPHLAGARQAQTAVDLGCGTGAIAAYLALTRPALRVIATDQSAAAVASATATMAANRVADRVEVRRDDALSGMPDRSAELIVLNPPFHIGASVHAGIALKLFADAGRVLAPGGELWTVWNSHLTYKSALNRLVGPTREVARNPKFTVTVSTSR
- a CDS encoding ABC transporter substrate-binding protein, with translation MKNFRFPAAAIAGAAAVALLASGCGGGDDGNGEAASADNPIELSVTTFGTFGYDDLYSEYEDANPGITIKPNNIDTGGNARTDLFTKLAAGSGVSDVVAVEEGWLGAIMQVSDKFVDLKEYGAEDNKDNWVDWKYKQGTDPDGRVIGYGTDIGPQGICYNGKLLEAAGLPSDREAVAELLGGPDATWEKYFEVGNQYKDASGKAWFDQAGFVWNSMVNQMDEGYYTRDGELNIEDNDAMIANFDLLSGAIDDGLSANQEEWKWNSGQSFLDGTFATMVCPGWMLGNIQGGIETAGGSTDSGWDFADVFPGGASNWGGAFLSVPETSEHKEEAAKLAAWLTEPEQQIKQSEAAGNFPSTLQAQEQLAADATPNEWFNDAPTGAILASRAKDVVAQFKGPDDSVIQEKVFGPAIDDMETGTANADQAWEKALKLLNDLVINN
- a CDS encoding carbohydrate ABC transporter permease → MTATLNRPVRKQPVKPRTTFRRRLSKWDMKASPYLYISPFFILFGITGLFPLVYTFWVSLHEWHLIMGKGDFVGLQNFANVLGDDRFWGSLFNTFSIFLLSAIPQLIVAVFLAAVLDQHLRAKTFWRMSVLLPYVVTPVAVALIFSKMFAENNGLLNNLLGNFGIDPIMWQTGTLPSHIAIATMVNWRWTGYNALILLAAMQSVPRDLYESAAIDGAGAFRRFFSITLPSIRPTMIFVIITATIGGLQIFAEPKLFDPVNAGGIQGQFQTTVLFLWDMGFQRQNFGKASAVAWLLFLIIVLVGLVNFLISKRIATGDSHRTRGSRRKS
- a CDS encoding carbohydrate ABC transporter permease, with amino-acid sequence MSVLQRAGAVPGTGTVSGSGKPVPKRRGVRSFGSDRRPGFLTYGILLVFLFCSAYPLWWSILIGSNGNPALGMEWPPLLPGGRFWTNVAEVMNTVPFWKALGNSVIISGTITISVVIFSTLAGYAFAKLRFKGRGVLMVAVIATMAIPTQLGIIPLFMVMQKLGWTGELGAVIVPGLVTAFGVFFMRQYLVDVIPDELIESARMDGASMLGTFRHVALPAARPAMAILGLFTFMTAWTDFMWPMLVLAGNPTIQVALSQLQSARYVDYSIVLTGAILATIPLLILFIAAGKQLISGIMQGAVKG
- a CDS encoding GH1 family beta-glucosidase; this encodes MTNNTPQWNNWPAGFIWGSATAAAQVEGAAREDGKQDSVWDAFAAVPGNVLNGDTPATAVDHYHRMPQDVALMKELGLDSYRFSTSWARVRPGGGALNPKGLDFYSRLVDELLEAGILPWLTLYHWDLPQGLEEKGGWTNRDTACRFVEYAQDVYSVLGDRVKNWTTFNEPFCSSLLGYGSGVHAPGRQEPRSAIAAVHHQHLAHGMAVTELRSLGAEQLGITLNLSNSIPKDPTDPVDQEAARLFDSLQNRIFLDPILRGAYPEDSLRDLEPFGLHDVILPGDMELIAAPIDFLGVNHYHDDMISGHPNSTGADGHGGGSGKATASCWIGAEHITFPSRGLPRTAMDWEVNPDGLRRLLVRLGEEYPTLPPLYVTENGAAYDDDVSADGSVPDPERTRYILDHIAAVGRAIESGADVRGYFVWSLLDNFEWSWGYSKRFGIVRVDYDTQARTIKDSGLTYGRLIAASRAAGSGTHPAPSVDAVV
- a CDS encoding LacI family DNA-binding transcriptional regulator, producing the protein MVAALAGVSRATVSRVVNGATSVDPHLVSSVEKAVRTLNYVPNRAARTLASRRTYTVTLLVPESTSKVFADPFFATVVEGVARYLNNTDYMLNMVTSSEANPDKTRRYLMGGNVDGVLVVSHHTGDHSWAHLNGSLPLVFAGRPLVNAEDSYFVEVDNEEGATAATAQLVDGGRRNIATIAGPQDMPPGVDRLEGWRATLLAAGLNDALVETGDFTVTSGAAAMRRLLDRGKPLDGVFAANDQMAAGAYSVIKERGLRIPEDIAVVGFDDDYYATSLSPALTTIHHPIAALGEKMAELLMELIEGRPTERVHRLPTSLVVRDSA
- a CDS encoding Gfo/Idh/MocA family protein, which produces MAATGPQLNWAVVATGGIAGTVTADLSLLEDSALHAVSSRSADKAADFAERFGFATSYSDADGGPSGYELMFADPAVDVVYVATPHAQHYAVAKSALEHGKHVLCEKPFTVNAAEAAELIALARDRNLFLMEAVWTRFLPSVNRAWDILASGELGAPSWLQADLGFPAPLDPASRMWDPAAGGGALLDLSIYTLTWALAALGYPDTIDASGILNKDGVDIQNALTLRYDDGRQAQLTSSLAASGPGTATIACSSGWLRTGGGNIYNPRELHVSGPAGARVETFEPEGTGYTYELREVTRCIQQGLTESPTMPLEDTLRTMELLDGVRAQLGLSYANDSRP